One stretch of Glycine soja cultivar W05 chromosome 7, ASM419377v2, whole genome shotgun sequence DNA includes these proteins:
- the LOC114418151 gene encoding nuclear transcription factor Y subunit A-3-like isoform X2 codes for MKNLCENGSGPTHLTSYALGCSSWGTSSESDVQQSSMSKSLSLKMSVLPQQCHKTKPLSFQYQDRDSSSTQSTGQSYPEVGSAQSVQCSNSSASSTHNTTGGKSVEGVIGSTVGIQDCTFPPSQLCYNQSLAHTAFHFAEPCFSGLLAAPFVPQSNIHHAQLLGMTPARIPLPLDLSEEPMYVNAKQYHAILRRRQYRAKLEAQNKLIKERKPYLHESRHLHALKRARGSGGRFLNAKKLQELKLTSANRGLDVSGCTQLNLSGNMSESKVQAVENLNYRNGASTTTCSDVISTSNSDDVFQQHESDFRLCGYPSHIGRNMQGYSADIGGGGGGGNQHRLSVLM; via the exons ATGAAGAACTTATGTGAGAATGGCTCTGGTCCTACCCATTTAACATCTTATGCTCTTGGATGCTCATCATGGGGGACTTCCTCTGAATCTGATGTGCAACAATCATCCATGTCCAAAAGTTTGAGCTTGAAAATGAGTGTTCTGCCGCAACAATGCCATAAGACCAAACCATTGAGTTTTCAATATCAAGATCGAGATTCATCTTCAACTCAATCAACCGGTCAGTCTTATCCAGAAGTTGGTTCAGCACAATCAG TGCAGTGTAGCAATTCTTCTGCTAGTTCAACACACAACACAACTGGGGGAAAGAGTGTGGAAGGTGTCATCGGGTCAACTGTGGGGATTCAGGATTGTACCTTCCCTCCTTCACAACTGTGTTACAACCAATCACTT GCTCATACTGCATTCCACTTTGCTGAGCCGTGCTTTAGTGGCCTACTAGCTGCTCCATTTGTGCCACAATCTAAT ATTCATCATGCTCAGCTACTAGGAATGACTCCTGCTCGAATTCCTCTGCCACTTGATCTTAGTGAGGAGCCCATGTATGTGAACGCAAAGCAGTACCATGCTATTCTGAGACGCAGGCAGTATCGTGCAAAACTGGAAGCACAGAACAAACTCATCAAAGAACGGAAA CCATATCTTCATGAGTCCCGCCATCTACATGCACTGAAGAGAGCTAGAGGTTCCGGTGGACGCTTTTTGAATGCCAAAAAGCTCCAAGAGTTGAAACTCACTTCAGCAAACCGTGGCCTAGATGTTTCTGGCTGTACTCAATTGAATCTGAGTGGAAATATGTCAGAATCAAAGGTTCAAGCAGTAGAAAACTTGAACTACAGAAATGGTGCTTCTACAACCACGTGTTCTGATGTCATTAGTACATCTAATAGTGATGATGTCTTCCAGCAACATGAGTCAGACTTTAGGTTATGTGGTTACCCTTCTCATATTGGAAGGAACATGCAGGGTTATTCCGCAGacattggtggtggtggtggtggtggaaatCAACACCGTCTATCAGTCCTTATGTGA
- the LOC114418151 gene encoding nuclear transcription factor Y subunit A-3-like isoform X1: MKNLCENGSGPTHLTSYALGCSSWGTSSESDVQQSSMSKSLSLKMSVLPQQCHKTKPLSFQYQDRDSSSTQSTGQSYPEVGSAQSGQISVQCSNSSASSTHNTTGGKSVEGVIGSTVGIQDCTFPPSQLCYNQSLAHTAFHFAEPCFSGLLAAPFVPQSNIHHAQLLGMTPARIPLPLDLSEEPMYVNAKQYHAILRRRQYRAKLEAQNKLIKERKPYLHESRHLHALKRARGSGGRFLNAKKLQELKLTSANRGLDVSGCTQLNLSGNMSESKVQAVENLNYRNGASTTTCSDVISTSNSDDVFQQHESDFRLCGYPSHIGRNMQGYSADIGGGGGGGNQHRLSVLM; encoded by the exons ATGAAGAACTTATGTGAGAATGGCTCTGGTCCTACCCATTTAACATCTTATGCTCTTGGATGCTCATCATGGGGGACTTCCTCTGAATCTGATGTGCAACAATCATCCATGTCCAAAAGTTTGAGCTTGAAAATGAGTGTTCTGCCGCAACAATGCCATAAGACCAAACCATTGAGTTTTCAATATCAAGATCGAGATTCATCTTCAACTCAATCAACCGGTCAGTCTTATCCAGAAGTTGGTTCAGCACAATCAG GTCAAATTTCAGTGCAGTGTAGCAATTCTTCTGCTAGTTCAACACACAACACAACTGGGGGAAAGAGTGTGGAAGGTGTCATCGGGTCAACTGTGGGGATTCAGGATTGTACCTTCCCTCCTTCACAACTGTGTTACAACCAATCACTT GCTCATACTGCATTCCACTTTGCTGAGCCGTGCTTTAGTGGCCTACTAGCTGCTCCATTTGTGCCACAATCTAAT ATTCATCATGCTCAGCTACTAGGAATGACTCCTGCTCGAATTCCTCTGCCACTTGATCTTAGTGAGGAGCCCATGTATGTGAACGCAAAGCAGTACCATGCTATTCTGAGACGCAGGCAGTATCGTGCAAAACTGGAAGCACAGAACAAACTCATCAAAGAACGGAAA CCATATCTTCATGAGTCCCGCCATCTACATGCACTGAAGAGAGCTAGAGGTTCCGGTGGACGCTTTTTGAATGCCAAAAAGCTCCAAGAGTTGAAACTCACTTCAGCAAACCGTGGCCTAGATGTTTCTGGCTGTACTCAATTGAATCTGAGTGGAAATATGTCAGAATCAAAGGTTCAAGCAGTAGAAAACTTGAACTACAGAAATGGTGCTTCTACAACCACGTGTTCTGATGTCATTAGTACATCTAATAGTGATGATGTCTTCCAGCAACATGAGTCAGACTTTAGGTTATGTGGTTACCCTTCTCATATTGGAAGGAACATGCAGGGTTATTCCGCAGacattggtggtggtggtggtggtggaaatCAACACCGTCTATCAGTCCTTATGTGA